The Streptococcaceae bacterium ESL0687 genome has a segment encoding these proteins:
- the murB gene encoding UDP-N-acetylmuramate dehydrogenase codes for MIEKNKVVENLPGIDIRIDENLSKYTFTKVGGPADFLMFPKNEDELQRIVKFANEFDLPFLVLGNASNLIVRDGGIRGFVILLEKMNQVEIDGYVIKAQAGAILTEVTNFALDNSLTGFEFACGIPGSIGGAVFMNAGAYGGEISNILASCKVMTKEGQIITIAGEDMNFAYRHTILQDKGYICLSAKFSLSAGDHEVIKEEMTRLNDLREAKQPLEYPSCGSVFKRPPGYFAGQLIQEAGVQGHRIGGVEVSRKHAGFMVNVASGTARDYEELIKYVQEKVYETSGVRLEPEVRILGEERD; via the coding sequence ATGATTGAAAAGAATAAGGTTGTTGAAAATTTACCAGGAATAGACATAAGAATTGATGAGAATTTAAGCAAGTATACCTTTACCAAGGTAGGGGGTCCGGCGGACTTTCTAATGTTTCCTAAAAATGAAGATGAGCTTCAAAGGATAGTAAAATTTGCAAATGAATTTGACCTTCCCTTTCTTGTTTTAGGAAATGCTAGTAATTTGATTGTTAGGGACGGTGGAATTAGAGGTTTTGTTATCCTTTTGGAGAAGATGAACCAGGTGGAGATTGACGGCTATGTAATTAAGGCGCAAGCTGGGGCCATTCTTACAGAGGTAACTAACTTTGCTCTTGATAATTCCCTTACTGGCTTTGAATTTGCCTGCGGTATTCCAGGAAGTATTGGTGGTGCAGTCTTTATGAATGCTGGTGCCTACGGGGGAGAAATTTCAAACATTCTAGCTTCATGTAAGGTTATGACAAAAGAAGGACAAATTATAACCATTGCAGGTGAGGATATGAATTTTGCCTACCGTCATACCATCTTACAAGATAAGGGATATATTTGCCTGTCAGCTAAGTTCAGCCTGTCAGCAGGAGACCATGAGGTCATTAAGGAAGAAATGACTAGGTTAAATGATCTACGTGAGGCCAAACAGCCCCTTGAATATCCAAGTTGTGGTTCAGTCTTCAAACGTCCACCAGGATACTTTGCAGGTCAACTGATTCAAGAGGCAGGAGTCCAAGGTCATAGGATAGGCGGAGTTGAGGTTAGCCGTAAGCATGCAGGATTTATGGTTAATGTAGCTTCAGGAACAGCTCGTGACTATGAGGAACTCATCAAATATGTCCAAGAAAAGGTATATGAAACAAGTGGAGTAAGACTAGAACCAGAGGTTCGAATTTTGGGTGAAGAAAGAGACTAG
- a CDS encoding ABC transporter permease, whose product MKKTNRLFAIPYFMWIFLFVIAPLILLVYQSFFDISGKLSLDNYRTYFTSATYLKMTFNSVLYAGIITLATLVISYPTAYILTRLKHKQLWLMLIILPTWINLLLKAYSFIGIFGKYGSVNSFLEFIGIGSQQILFTDFSFIFVAAYIEIPFMILPIFNSLEEIDHNLVNAAYDLGATKFQTFKNVILPLSVPGIKAGFQAVFIPSLSLFMLTRLIGGNRVITLGTAIEQNFLVTQNWGMGATIGMVLIVAMLVIVYLTRDKEVH is encoded by the coding sequence ATGAAGAAAACGAATAGATTATTTGCTATTCCTTATTTCATGTGGATCTTTCTCTTTGTAATTGCCCCCTTAATTCTTCTGGTTTATCAATCATTTTTTGATATATCTGGTAAGTTAAGTCTTGATAATTATAGGACTTACTTTACAAGTGCAACCTACTTAAAGATGACCTTCAATTCCGTTCTTTATGCGGGAATCATAACCCTAGCAACTTTGGTTATTAGCTACCCAACAGCTTACATTTTAACTAGACTTAAACACAAGCAGCTTTGGCTGATGCTAATTATCCTACCTACTTGGATAAACCTACTTTTAAAGGCTTATTCTTTCATAGGGATTTTTGGAAAATACGGCTCTGTTAACTCTTTTCTTGAGTTTATAGGGATTGGGTCTCAACAAATCCTATTTACAGACTTTAGCTTTATCTTTGTTGCAGCTTATATTGAAATTCCCTTCATGATTCTTCCAATTTTTAATTCCTTGGAAGAAATTGATCATAATCTGGTAAATGCAGCTTATGACCTTGGGGCAACCAAGTTTCAGACCTTTAAGAATGTTATCCTTCCCCTATCAGTCCCGGGTATAAAGGCAGGTTTTCAAGCTGTCTTTATTCCAAGTCTGAGTCTCTTCATGCTGACCCGCTTGATTGGAGGAAACAGGGTAATTACGCTTGGTACTGCCATTGAGCAAAATTTCCTGGTTACACAAAACTGGGGGATGGGGGCAACTATCGGTATGGTCCTAATTGTTGCCATGCTTGTTATTGTTTATCTGACACGCGACAAGGAGGTTCACTAA
- a CDS encoding ABC transporter ATP-binding protein encodes MTKNIIEFKNVSKVFEDTGTVVLKDINFELEEGKFYTLLGASGSGKTTILNLIAGFLEATSGDILLDGKRINDIPTNKRDVHTVFQSYALFPDKNVFDNVAFPLKIRKVEKEEIKKRVTEVLKMMRLTGYEKRSIHKLSGGQKQRVAIARAIINEPRVILLDEPLSALDLKLRTEMQYELRTLQQRLGITFIFVTHDQEEALAMSDWIFVMNEGEIVQSGSPVDIYDEPINHFVADFIGESNIVEGRMIEDYLVEFNGKQFEAVDGGMRKNEPVEIVIRPEDLQFTLPDEGKFNVRVTTQLFMGVHYKIIAVDDLGNEWMIHSRRKAIVGEVIGLDFEPEDLHIMRFNESEEDFDARIEEYVEEDESDEGIVHGLEEEEGDENEENE; translated from the coding sequence TTGACTAAAAATATTATTGAATTTAAAAATGTAAGTAAGGTCTTTGAGGATACAGGGACAGTTGTCTTAAAGGATATAAATTTTGAGCTTGAAGAGGGAAAATTTTATACCTTACTAGGGGCTTCTGGAAGTGGTAAGACAACCATTTTAAACTTGATTGCAGGATTTTTAGAAGCAACAAGTGGAGATATCCTTCTTGATGGGAAAAGAATTAATGATATACCAACCAACAAAAGGGATGTCCATACAGTATTTCAGTCTTATGCCCTTTTCCCGGATAAAAATGTTTTCGATAATGTAGCCTTTCCTTTAAAAATAAGAAAGGTTGAAAAGGAAGAGATTAAGAAGCGAGTTACAGAAGTTTTAAAAATGATGCGTCTGACTGGCTATGAGAAAAGAAGTATCCATAAGCTGTCTGGAGGGCAAAAACAGAGGGTTGCTATTGCGCGTGCTATCATCAATGAACCAAGGGTAATCCTACTAGATGAACCTCTTTCAGCCCTTGACTTAAAGCTTAGGACTGAGATGCAGTATGAACTTAGGACCTTGCAACAGCGTCTTGGAATAACCTTTATTTTTGTTACCCATGACCAGGAAGAAGCCCTTGCTATGAGTGACTGGATTTTTGTCATGAATGAAGGGGAAATTGTTCAGTCAGGAAGCCCTGTTGATATTTATGACGAGCCCATCAACCACTTTGTTGCTGACTTTATTGGAGAAAGTAATATTGTTGAAGGTCGGATGATTGAAGACTACCTGGTTGAGTTTAATGGTAAACAATTTGAAGCAGTCGATGGTGGGATGAGAAAAAATGAACCTGTAGAAATTGTTATCAGACCAGAAGACCTTCAGTTTACCTTACCTGATGAAGGTAAGTTTAATGTCCGTGTAACAACTCAACTCTTTATGGGAGTTCACTATAAGATTATCGCAGTTGATGATCTAGGTAATGAGTGGATGATTCATTCAAGGAGAAAAGCCATCGTAGGTGAGGTTATAGGCCTTGACTTTGAGCCAGAAGACCTTCATATCATGAGATTTAATGAAAGTGAAGAAGACTTTGACGCCCGAATTGAGGAGTATGTTGAAGAGGACGAATCTGATGAAGGAATCGTTCACGGCCTCGAAGAGGAGGAAGGAGACGAGAATGAAGAAAACGAATAG
- a CDS encoding ABC transporter permease encodes MKKLSKLYLALVFMILYIPIFYLIFYSFNEGGNMNGFTGFTWDYYQQLFGDTRLILIVVQTFFLAFLSASLATFIGLFGALYIYNIKKKRQNSLLGLNNILLVSPDVMIGASFLILFTMVGFKLGFVSVLLSHIAFSIPIVVLMILPGLKDMDYSTVDAAFDLGASPLQALTEVILPYLTPSIIAGFFMAFTYSLDDFAVTFFITGNGFSTLSVEIYSRARRGISLEINALSTLVFLFSVILVIGYYFISKEKKDA; translated from the coding sequence ATGAAAAAACTATCTAAATTATACCTAGCCTTAGTCTTTATGATCCTCTATATTCCGATTTTCTACCTGATTTTCTACTCATTTAATGAGGGTGGGAATATGAACGGTTTTACAGGATTTACCTGGGATTATTACCAGCAACTTTTTGGGGATACAAGGCTTATCCTAATCGTTGTTCAAACCTTCTTCTTGGCCTTTTTATCAGCCAGTCTAGCTACCTTTATTGGACTTTTTGGGGCTTTGTATATTTATAATATTAAGAAGAAAAGACAAAATTCCCTGCTTGGTTTAAATAACATCCTTTTGGTATCGCCAGACGTTATGATTGGGGCAAGCTTTTTAATCCTATTTACCATGGTAGGTTTTAAATTAGGTTTTGTTTCTGTTTTACTAAGTCACATCGCCTTTTCAATTCCAATTGTTGTTCTGATGATTTTACCAGGTCTTAAGGATATGGATTACTCAACAGTTGATGCGGCCTTTGACCTAGGGGCAAGCCCACTTCAGGCCTTGACTGAGGTAATTTTACCTTATCTAACTCCTAGTATTATTGCAGGATTTTTCATGGCCTTCACTTACTCTCTAGATGACTTTGCAGTAACCTTCTTTATTACAGGAAATGGTTTTTCAACCCTATCTGTTGAAATCTATTCTAGGGCCCGTAGGGGAATTAGTCTTGAAATCAATGCTTTAAGTACCCTAGTATTCCTATTTTCGGTTATACTTGTAATAGGTTATTATTTCATCAGCAAGGAGAAAAAAGATGCGTGA